The following proteins are encoded in a genomic region of Haloarcula salinisoli:
- a CDS encoding DUF1289 domain-containing protein: MVESPCTNVCALEDGCCVGCGRTMAEIASWQSMSDEEREQIVQAIEDGDRAYPKSE; this comes from the coding sequence ATGGTCGAGAGCCCCTGTACGAACGTCTGTGCCCTCGAAGACGGATGCTGTGTCGGCTGCGGGCGGACGATGGCCGAGATCGCCTCCTGGCAGTCGATGAGCGACGAGGAACGAGAGCAGATTGTGCAGGCGATCGAAGACGGCGACCGAGCCTATCCGAAATCCGAATAG
- a CDS encoding PIN domain-containing protein, whose translation MNCLDTSALVDYLHGNDAMAAFLDATEQRPLFAPTVALHEVFVGGARLRGAGGVEDAREDLDWVEPLELTVEGAAEAALIEAELEDGGAKIGPMDTLIAGVVREAGGTLVTRDSHFDRVAGLEVQRY comes from the coding sequence ATGAACTGCTTGGACACTAGCGCGCTCGTCGACTATCTGCACGGGAACGACGCGATGGCGGCGTTCCTCGACGCGACCGAACAGCGGCCGCTGTTCGCCCCGACGGTCGCACTCCACGAGGTGTTCGTCGGCGGCGCCCGACTCCGAGGTGCCGGCGGCGTCGAGGACGCTCGCGAGGACCTCGACTGGGTCGAGCCGCTGGAACTCACGGTCGAGGGAGCAGCTGAAGCCGCCCTCATCGAAGCGGAACTCGAAGACGGGGGTGCGAAAATCGGGCCGATGGACACGCTCATCGCGGGCGTCGTCCGCGAGGCGGGCGGGACGCTCGTCACCCGGGACAGTCATTTCGACCGTGTCGCCGGCCTGGAGGTACAGCGCTACTGA
- a CDS encoding antitoxin VapB family protein: MATKTITVTEEAYERLREMKREDESFTDVLLRVTGGEQDVMKGFGSWADSGLRGEVETAREERDEDFEGRQDELLGH, translated from the coding sequence ATGGCGACGAAGACGATAACCGTCACCGAGGAAGCCTACGAGCGGTTGCGCGAGATGAAACGGGAGGACGAGAGCTTCACCGACGTGCTCCTTCGCGTGACCGGCGGTGAACAGGACGTCATGAAAGGGTTCGGGTCGTGGGCGGACAGCGGGCTCCGTGGCGAGGTCGAGACGGCACGCGAGGAACGCGACGAGGACTTCGAGGGACGACAGGATGAACTGCTTGGACACTAG
- a CDS encoding family 43 glycosylhydrolase: MNRRELLATVGVASLGTVGVGGSTADGTVRRAGQSAGTYHNPVYDHVFPDPDVCRVGSTYYAYGTYHQWGEDPLERQLVPILRSSNLVDWEPVGPAFESEPAWSRYRGLWAPGVGRLAGRTLLYYSDAEFGADNPGVGVATAPEPTGPFEPRGGLFRSEDIGVPNAIDPMLFEGETPSLVWGSHRGIYGVRLADDGLAIAGEKFQIAGTGVEAPYVVERDGSFYLFGSRGTCCAGAESTYHVVVGRAERLRGPYRNREGEPLTADGVTGTTVLEGDEMFRAPGHCAVVRDSRSGWWLLYHAYVAGKPWVGATPRRVLMLDRVRWHEGWPVVGADGTPSRVGQVPQAAHTGPA, encoded by the coding sequence GTGAACCGGCGCGAACTACTCGCCACCGTCGGGGTCGCGAGCCTCGGAACGGTCGGCGTGGGCGGTTCGACGGCAGACGGGACTGTCCGGCGAGCGGGGCAGTCAGCGGGGACCTACCACAATCCGGTGTACGACCACGTCTTCCCGGACCCCGACGTGTGCCGGGTTGGGAGCACCTACTACGCCTACGGCACCTACCACCAGTGGGGCGAGGACCCGCTCGAACGCCAGTTGGTGCCCATACTGCGCTCGTCGAACCTCGTCGACTGGGAGCCGGTCGGGCCGGCCTTCGAGTCGGAGCCAGCGTGGTCGCGCTATCGGGGGCTGTGGGCGCCCGGGGTCGGCCGACTGGCCGGCCGGACCCTGCTGTACTACTCCGATGCCGAATTCGGCGCCGACAACCCGGGCGTCGGCGTCGCGACAGCGCCCGAGCCAACCGGTCCCTTCGAGCCCCGGGGCGGCCTCTTCCGGAGCGAGGATATCGGTGTTCCCAACGCCATCGACCCGATGCTGTTCGAGGGCGAGACGCCCTCCCTGGTCTGGGGGAGTCACCGGGGCATCTACGGCGTTCGGCTGGCCGACGACGGCCTCGCTATCGCAGGCGAAAAATTCCAGATAGCCGGTACGGGCGTCGAGGCGCCCTACGTCGTCGAGCGCGACGGCTCGTTCTATCTCTTCGGCTCGCGGGGGACCTGCTGTGCGGGCGCCGAGAGCACCTACCACGTCGTCGTGGGTCGGGCCGAGCGGCTGCGAGGGCCATATCGAAACCGCGAGGGGGAGCCTCTCACGGCCGACGGTGTGACCGGGACGACCGTCCTCGAGGGCGACGAGATGTTTCGCGCGCCCGGCCACTGCGCAGTGGTCCGTGACTCTCGGAGCGGCTGGTGGCTGCTGTATCACGCCTACGTAGCCGGGAAGCCGTGGGTCGGGGCGACGCCACGTCGGGTCCTCATGCTCGACCGGGTTCGGTGGCACGAGGGGTGGCCGGTGGTGGGCGCGGACGGGACGCCGAGTCGCGTCGGGCAGGTGCCCCAAGCCGCTCACACTGGCCCTGCGTAG
- a CDS encoding DUF2182 domain-containing protein, which produces MGTPGAGATGRRFGRQSVPLVVLATYGIALLAWVAVVTRWLPMPGAGNGGTGMSAPGGPEAMALSNGLSGIVLYLVMWAVMMVAMMYPSSVPLFGLYYQTLDGTTRLGKATRVGAFMGTYALVWALTGVVPLVVNAVFPVATVAREQSGLLVGGALFLLAVYQLSPYKNRCLKHCRTPLGFLIEYHQPGVRGAARMSARFSTYCIGCCWALFALLVVVGSMNVLWMGAITLVLSVERLFEWGEWLAKGVGVVSAVAGAVLVVASML; this is translated from the coding sequence ATGGGGACTCCCGGAGCAGGGGCGACTGGGCGTCGCTTCGGACGCCAGTCCGTCCCGCTGGTCGTGCTCGCCACCTACGGTATCGCGCTGCTCGCCTGGGTCGCCGTCGTGACGCGGTGGCTCCCGATGCCCGGCGCAGGGAACGGTGGGACGGGGATGTCAGCACCCGGTGGGCCGGAAGCGATGGCCCTCTCGAACGGGCTCTCGGGCATCGTCCTGTACCTGGTCATGTGGGCCGTGATGATGGTCGCCATGATGTATCCGTCGTCGGTACCGCTGTTCGGGCTGTACTACCAGACACTCGATGGAACCACGCGTCTGGGCAAGGCGACACGAGTGGGCGCGTTTATGGGCACCTATGCGCTCGTGTGGGCGCTCACCGGGGTCGTCCCGCTCGTCGTCAACGCCGTGTTCCCGGTCGCCACGGTCGCCCGCGAACAGAGCGGGCTCCTGGTCGGTGGAGCGCTCTTCCTACTGGCAGTGTATCAGCTCTCTCCGTACAAAAATCGGTGTCTGAAACACTGCCGAACGCCGCTCGGATTCCTGATCGAGTACCATCAGCCGGGCGTCCGGGGCGCCGCACGGATGAGCGCCCGCTTCAGCACCTACTGTATCGGGTGTTGCTGGGCGCTGTTCGCGCTGCTGGTCGTCGTCGGGTCGATGAACGTCCTCTGGATGGGCGCCATCACGCTCGTGCTCTCGGTAGAGCGGCTGTTCGAGTGGGGTGAGTGGCTGGCGAAGGGAGTCGGAGTGGTCTCGGCCGTCGCGGGTGCCGTGTTAGTCGTCGCCTCGATGCTCTAA
- a CDS encoding DUF1326 domain-containing protein: MSDAWRLKGDYVEACNCDVACQCLWLEAPNDDVCTVSLAWDIQKGQYGDVDLSGLSVGLLISTDEGVMFDPETGWDVVLLVDEDAREKQRGAIEDIFLGRAGGIWAAVADAHVESADVAVAPIDFERDGTDFAVEIGDVVAMEAGGAVGFNEEVGTVSPHPLTKDGVVQTGKSKTATVTYDDAFSWDVSGSNAYLGQFELASA; this comes from the coding sequence ATGTCAGACGCATGGAGACTGAAAGGAGACTACGTCGAGGCGTGCAACTGTGACGTCGCCTGCCAGTGTCTCTGGCTGGAGGCACCGAACGACGACGTCTGTACCGTTTCGCTGGCGTGGGACATCCAGAAGGGCCAGTACGGCGACGTCGACCTGAGCGGCCTCTCCGTCGGGTTGCTCATCTCGACCGACGAAGGCGTCATGTTCGACCCCGAGACCGGGTGGGACGTGGTGTTGCTCGTCGACGAGGACGCGAGGGAAAAACAGCGTGGTGCCATCGAGGACATCTTCCTCGGGCGGGCCGGCGGTATCTGGGCTGCCGTCGCCGACGCGCACGTCGAATCGGCCGACGTGGCGGTCGCGCCCATCGACTTCGAACGGGACGGGACGGACTTCGCCGTCGAAATCGGGGACGTCGTCGCCATGGAGGCCGGCGGCGCGGTCGGTTTCAACGAGGAGGTGGGGACGGTCTCACCGCATCCGCTCACGAAAGACGGCGTCGTGCAGACCGGGAAGTCGAAGACGGCCACCGTCACGTACGACGACGCGTTCTCGTGGGACGTCTCGGGCAGCAACGCCTACCTCGGGCAGTTCGAACTGGCGAGCGCCTGA